A single region of the Changchengzhania lutea genome encodes:
- a CDS encoding glycoside hydrolase family 97 protein, translating into MKKLILLFILITSLSCSPNVNERLEVKSPNSNIVLMFDVDSKGKPFYNTTFNNQTIIDTSYLGFKLINAKPLNEDFKVVNSSSRSFNETWDMPWGEQLHVVNHYNELKVELQETSQTHRKLNIVFRIYDDGLGFRYEFPEQEQFKEVLIKEENTQFNLTKDYETFWIPGDWDSYEHLYNTTKLSEINALKFAKHKDLAQSSIPVNAVNTPVTMVSDKGVHLSFHEAALVDYSGMTLMVDTENLRLKSNLVGSINTDYKVKRSLPFETPWRTIQITDNAPDLIASNLIVNLNEPNALGDVSWFIPMKYTGVWWEMHLGKSSWDYGMTLDANGAWVDTGKAHGKHGATTENVKRFIDFSAKNNIKGVLVEGWNTGWEHWIGFEDREGVFDFVSPYPDYDLYEVVRYGKEKGVDIIMHHETSAATETYEKQQDTAYALMQRLGIHAVKSGYVGKILPKGEYHHGQYMVNQYNRAAIKAAKYQIAVNAHEPIKATGLRRTYPNIISREGLRGQEFNAWSTDGGNPPEHLPIVAFTRMLSGPIDFTPGIFNIKFNEYKDSNQVNNTLAQQLALYVVIYSPIQMAADLVEHYEANPEPLQFIKDVGVDWEKTIVLNGAVGDYVTIARKERKTGDWFIGGITDENARVLDLNLDFLDEGQEYTAVIYKDGENAHWNSNPLDISIETIEVNKTSKLKVKLAPGGGFAMSLKK; encoded by the coding sequence ATGAAAAAACTGATTTTACTATTTATTTTGATAACGTCGCTGTCATGCAGTCCTAATGTAAATGAACGATTAGAAGTTAAATCTCCCAATTCTAATATAGTGTTGATGTTCGATGTCGATTCAAAAGGCAAACCCTTTTATAACACGACATTCAATAATCAAACTATTATAGACACGTCCTATTTAGGTTTTAAGCTGATAAATGCGAAGCCTTTAAATGAAGATTTTAAAGTTGTTAACTCGTCATCACGATCATTTAATGAAACTTGGGATATGCCATGGGGAGAGCAATTACATGTAGTTAATCATTATAATGAATTAAAAGTAGAGCTTCAAGAAACCTCTCAAACACATAGAAAGCTAAACATTGTTTTTAGGATTTATGACGATGGCTTAGGTTTTCGATATGAATTCCCAGAACAAGAACAGTTTAAAGAAGTATTAATTAAAGAAGAGAACACGCAGTTTAATTTAACCAAAGACTATGAAACATTCTGGATTCCAGGTGACTGGGATAGTTATGAGCATCTGTATAATACAACGAAGCTTTCAGAAATAAATGCATTAAAATTTGCAAAACACAAAGATTTAGCACAATCTTCTATTCCAGTAAATGCAGTTAATACGCCAGTGACAATGGTTAGTGATAAGGGTGTTCATTTGAGTTTCCATGAGGCCGCTTTAGTTGATTATTCAGGTATGACTTTAATGGTTGATACCGAAAATCTAAGGTTAAAAAGCAACTTAGTGGGTTCAATAAACACCGATTATAAAGTAAAAAGAAGTTTGCCGTTTGAAACGCCTTGGCGAACCATTCAAATTACAGATAATGCACCAGATTTAATTGCATCAAATTTAATAGTGAACTTGAATGAACCCAATGCCTTAGGTGATGTTTCGTGGTTTATACCCATGAAATATACAGGGGTTTGGTGGGAAATGCACTTGGGGAAATCCTCATGGGATTATGGTATGACTTTAGATGCCAATGGAGCTTGGGTAGACACAGGGAAAGCACATGGAAAACACGGAGCAACAACAGAAAACGTTAAGCGATTTATTGATTTTTCAGCAAAAAATAATATAAAGGGCGTATTGGTTGAAGGCTGGAATACGGGATGGGAGCATTGGATTGGTTTTGAAGATAGAGAGGGCGTCTTTGATTTTGTAAGCCCATATCCAGATTATGATTTATATGAGGTCGTACGCTATGGTAAAGAAAAGGGTGTTGATATCATTATGCACCATGAAACCTCTGCGGCTACAGAAACTTATGAAAAACAGCAAGATACGGCCTATGCCTTAATGCAAAGATTGGGAATTCACGCCGTAAAATCAGGTTATGTTGGTAAAATTTTGCCTAAAGGCGAGTATCACCACGGACAATACATGGTAAACCAATATAATAGAGCGGCAATAAAAGCAGCTAAATACCAAATTGCTGTGAATGCCCATGAACCAATAAAAGCTACCGGTTTAAGAAGAACGTATCCTAATATAATTTCACGTGAAGGATTACGAGGTCAAGAATTTAACGCCTGGTCTACAGACGGCGGAAACCCACCTGAACATTTACCAATAGTAGCGTTCACAAGAATGCTTTCAGGTCCCATTGATTTTACTCCAGGGATTTTCAATATTAAATTTAATGAATATAAAGACAGCAATCAGGTAAACAACACTTTAGCACAGCAGTTAGCCCTGTACGTGGTGATTTATAGCCCAATACAAATGGCGGCAGATTTGGTTGAACATTACGAGGCTAACCCAGAACCACTACAATTTATAAAAGATGTTGGTGTAGATTGGGAAAAAACGATAGTTTTGAATGGCGCCGTTGGCGATTACGTAACGATTGCCAGAAAAGAACGTAAAACAGGCGATTGGTTTATTGGCGGTATAACTGATGAAAATGCACGGGTTCTTGATTTAAATTTAGATTTCTTGGATGAAGGGCAAGAATATACAGCAGTTATTTATAAAGATGGAGAAAACGCCCATTGGAACTCTAATCCTTTAGATATTAGTATTGAAACTATTGAGGTTAATAAAACATCTAAACTTAAAGTAAAATTAGCCCCAGGAGGAGGGTTTGCTATGAGTTTAAAGAAATAA